One segment of Drosophila ananassae strain 14024-0371.13 chromosome 3R, ASM1763931v2, whole genome shotgun sequence DNA contains the following:
- the LOC6498172 gene encoding myosin heavy chain, muscle isoform X4 translates to MPKPAPNLEDEDPTPYLFVSLEQRRIDQSKPYDSKKNCWVPDEKEGYLLGEIKATKGDIVSVGLPGGETRDFKKDQLQQVNPPKYEKAEDMSNLTYLNDASVLHNLRQRYYNKLIYTYSGLFCVAINPYKRYPVYTNRCAKMYRGKRRNEVPPHIFAISDGAYVDMLTNHVNQSMLITGESGAGKTENTKKVIAYFATVGASTKKDESQKNKGSLEDQVVQTNPVLEAFGNAKTVRNDNSSRFGKFIRIHFGPTGKLAGADIETYLLEKARVISQQSLERSYHIFYQIMSGSVAGVKDMCFLSDNIYDYYNVSQGKVTVPNMDDGEEFQLADQAFDILGFTKQEKEDVYRITAAVMHMGGMKFKQRGREEQAEQDGEEEGGRVSKLFGCDTAELYKNLLKPRIKVGNEFVTQGRNVQQVTNSIGALCKGVFDRLFKWLVKKCNETLDTQQKRQHFIGVLDIAGFEIFDYNGFEQLCINFTNEKLQQFFNHHMFVLEQEEYKKEGINWDFIDFGMDLLACIDLIEKPMGILSILEEESMFPKATDQTFSEKLTNTHLGKSAPFQKPKPPKPGQQAAHFAIGHYAGVVAYNITGWLEKNKDPLNDTVVDQFKKSQNKLLIEIFADHAGQSGGGEQAKGGRGKKGGGFATVSSAYKEQLNSLMTTLRSTQPHFVRCIIPNEMKQPGLVDAHLVMHQLTCNGVLEGIRICRKGFPNRMVYPDFKMRYQILNPAGIAGVEDPKKCGALILESTTLDPDMYRIGHTKVFFRAGVLGQMEEFRDERLGKIMSWMQAWARGYLSRKGFKKLQEQRVALKVVQRNLRKYLQLRTWPWYKLWQKVKPLLNVSRIEDEIARLEEKAKKAEELHAAEVKVRKELEALNAKLLAEKTALLDSLSGEKGQLQDFQERNAKLTAQKNDLENQLRDIQERLTQEEDARNQLFQQKKKADQEISGLKKDIEDLELNVQKAEQDKATKDHQIRNLNDEIAHQDELINKLNKEKKMQGESNQKTGEELQAAEDKINHLNKVKAKLEQTLDELEDSLEREKKVRGDVEKSKRKVEGDLKLTQEAVADLERNKKELEQTIQRKDKELCSITAKLEDEQVVVGKHQRQIKELQARIEELEEEVEAERQARAKAEKQRADLARELEELGERLEEAGGATSAQIELNKKREAELSKLRRDLEEANIQHESTLANLRKKHNDAVAEMAEQVDQLNKLKAKAEHDRQTCHNELNQTRTACDQLGRDKAAQEKIAKQLQHTLNEVQSKLDETNRTLNDFDASKKKLSIENSDLLRQLEEAESQVSQLSKIKISLTTQLEDTKRLADEESRERATLLGKFRNLEHDLDNLREQVEEEAEGKADLQRQLSKANAEAQVWRSKYESDGVARSEELEEAKRKLQARLAEAEETIESLNQKCIGLEKTKQRLSTEVEDLQLEVDRANAIANAAEKKQKAFDKIIGEWKLKVDDLAAELDASQKECRNYSTELFRLKGAYEEGQEQLEAVRRENKNLADEVKDLLDQIGEGGRNIHEIEKARKRLEAEKDELQAALEEAEAALEQEENKVLRAQLELSQVRQEIDRRIQEKEEEFENTRKNHQRALDSMQASLEAEAKGKAEALRMKKKLEADINELEIALDHANKANAEAQKNIKRYQQQLKDIQTALEEEQRARDDAREQLGISERRANALQNELEESRTLLEQADRGRRQAEQELADAHEQLNEVSAQNASISAAKRKLESELQTLHSDLDELLNEAKNSEEKAKKAMVDAARLADELRAEQDHAQTQEKLRKALEQQIKELQVRLDEAEANALKGGKKAIQKLEQRVRELENELDGEQRRHADAQKNLRKSERRIKELSFQSEEDRKNHERMQDLVDKLQQKIKTYKRQIEEAEEIAALNLAKFRKAQQELEEAEERADLAEQAISKFRAKGRAGSVGRGASPAPRATSVRPQFDGLAFPPRFDLAPENEF, encoded by the exons ATGCCGAAGCCAGCTCCAAATCTTGAGGATGAGGATCCCACCCCATACCTGTTCGTGTCTTTGGAACAGAGACGTATCGATCAATCGAAACCCTATGACTCCAAGAAGAACTGTTGGGTCCCCGACGAGAAGGAGGGTTATCTCCTTGGTGAGATCAAGGCCACCAAGGGCGATATCGTCTCCGTCGGCTTGCCTGGTGGAGAG acACGAGACTTCAAGAAAGATCAGCTCCAGCAAGTGAACCCTCCAAAATACGAAAAAGCTGAGGATATGTCCAACTTGACATACCTTAACGATGCCTCTGTGCTCCATAACTTGAGACAGAGATACTACAACAAGCTCATCTAC ACCTACTCTGGTCTTTTCTGCGTTGCCATCAATCCTTACAAGCGCTACCCCGTATATACCAACCGTTGCGCTAAGATGTACCGTGGCAAGCGCCGTAATGAGGTGCCACCCCATATTTTCGCCATCTCTGACGGTGCCTACGTCGACATGTTGACCAACCACGTGAATCAATCTATGTTGATCACCGGTGAGTCTGGTGCCGGAAAGACTGAGAACACCAAGAAGGTCATTGCGTACTTCGCCACTGTTGGCGCTTCCACCAAGAAGGATGAATCGCAGAAGAACAAGGGTTCCCTGGAAGATCAGGTTGTGCAGACTAACCCTGTGCTTGAGGCTTTCGGTAACGCCAAGACCGTGCGTAACGATAACTCCTCTCGTTTC GGTAAATTCATCCGTATCCACTTCGGACCTACTGGTAAACTGGCTGGTGCTGATATTGAGACCT ATCTGCTGGAGAAGGCCCGTGTCATCTCCCAGCAGTCCCTGGAGCGTTCCTACCACATCTTCTACCAGATCATGTCTGGCTCCGTTGCCGGTGTTAAAG ACATGTGCTTCCTCTCCGATAACATTTACGACTACTATAACGTATCCCAGGGTAAAGTCACTGTACCCAACATGGATGACGGTGAGGAATTCCAGCTTGCAGAT CAAGCCTTCGACATTCTGGGCTTCACCAAGCAGGAGAAGGAGGATGTGTACAGGATCACCGCCGCTGTCATGCACATGGGTGGCATGAAGTTCAAGCAACGTGGTCGCGAGGAGCAGGCTGAGCAGGACGGTGAGGAGGAGGGTGGCCGTGTGTCTAAGCTGTTCGGCTGCGACACCGCTGAGCTGTACAAGAACTTGCTCAAGCCCCGCATCAAGGTCGGTAACGAGTTCGTCACCCAGGGCCGTAACGTCCAGCAGGTCACCAACTCGATCGGTGCCCTCTGCAAGGGTGTCTTCGATCGTCTGTTCAAGTGGCTGGTCAAGAAGTGTAACGAGACTCTGGATACCCAGCAGAAGCGTCAGCACTTCATTGGTGTACTGGATATTGCTGGTTTTGAAATCTTCGAC TACAACGGCTTCGAACAACTGTGTATTAACTTCACCAATGAGAAACTGCAACAGTTCTTTAACCATCACATGTTCGTCTTGGAACAAGAGGAGTACAAGAAGGAGGGTATTAACTGGGACTTTATCGATTTCGGTATGGACTTGCTGGCCTGTATCGATCTGATTGAAAAG CCTATGGGTATCCTGTCCATCCTTGAAGAAGAGTCTATGTTCCCCAAGGCCACCGATCAGACCTTCTCGGAGAAGCTGACCAACACCCATTTGGGCAAGTCGGCTCCATTCCAGAAGCCCAAGCCCCCAAAGCCCGGCCAGCAGGCTGCCCACTTTGCCATCGGCCATTATGCTGGTGTTGTCGCTTACAACATCACCGGTTGGTTGGAGAAGAACAAGGATCCTCTGAACGACACTGTTGTCGACCAGTTCAAGAAGTCTCAGAACAAGCTGCTGATCGAAATCTTCGCCGATCACGCCGGACAGTCGGGCGGCGGTGAACAGGCCAAGGGAGGTCGTGGCAAGAAGGGTGGTGGCTTCGCCACTGTGTCCTCTGCCTACAAGGAGCAGTTGAACAGCTTGATGACCACTCTGCGCTCCACTCAGCCTCACTTCGTCCGTTGCATCATTCCCAACGAGATGAAGCAGCCTGGACTTGTTGATGCCCACTTGGTTATGCACCAGCTGACCTGTAACGGTGTGCTTGAAGGTATCCGTATTTGCCGTAAGGGCTTCCCCAACAGGATGGTCTACCCTGACTTCAAGATGCG CTATCAAATTTTAAACCCAGCCGGCATTGCTGGTGTCGAGGATCCCAAGAAGTGTGGCGCGCTTATTTTGGAATCCACCACATTGGATCCCGACATGTACCGCATTGGACACACCAAG GTGTTCTTCCGTGCCGGTGTCCTGGGTCAGATGGAGGAGTTCCGTGATGAGCGTCTGGGCAAGATCATGTCCTGGATGCAGGCCTGGGCTCGTGGTTACCTGTCCCGCAAGGGCTTCAAGAAGCTCCAGGAACAGCGCGTCGCCCTCAAGGTTGTCCAGCGCAATCTGCGCAAGTACCTGCAGCTCCGCACCTGGCCATGGTACAAACTGTGGCAGAAGGTCAAGCCCCTCCTCAACGTCAGCCGTATCGAGGATGAGATTGCC CGTCTGGAGGAGAAGGCCAAGAAGGCTGAGGAACTGCATGCCGCTGAAGTGAAAGTACGCAAGGAGCTGGAGGCCCTCAACGCCAAGCTGTTGGCTGAGAAGACCGCCCTGCTGGACTCTCTGTCCGGTGAGAAGGGCCAGCTGCAGGACTTCCAGGAGCGCAACGCCAAGTTGACCGCCCAGAAGAACGACCTCGAGAACCAGCTGCGC GACATCCAAGAGCGCCTGACTCAGGAGGAAGATGCCCGCAACCAGCTGTTCCAGCAGAAGAAGAAGGCCGACCAGGAGATCTCTGGCCTGAAGAAGGACATCGAGGATCTGGAGCTGAATGTCCAGAAGGCCGAGCAGGACAAGGCCACCAAGGATCACCAGATCCGCAACTTGAACGACGAGATCGCCCACCAGGATGAGCTCATCAACAAGCTGAACAAGGAGAAGAAGATGCAGGGCGAGTCCAACCAGAAGACTGGTGAGGAACTGCAGGCCGCCGAGGACAAGATCAACCACTTGAACAAGGTTAAGGCCAAGCTCGAGCAGACCCTCGACGAGCTCGAGGATTCTCTGGAGCGTGAGAAGAAGGTGCGCGGTGATGTTGAGAAGTCCAAGCGCAAGGTTGAGGGAGACCTCAAGCTCACCCAGGAGGCTGTTGCCGATCTGGAGCGCAACAAGAAGGAATTGGAGCAGACCATCCAGCGCAAGGACAAGGAACTGTGCTCCATCACCGCCAAGCTCGAGGATGAGCAGGTTGTGGTTGGCAAGCACCAGCGCCAGATCAAGGAACTGCAGGCCCGCATCGAGGAGCTCGAGGAGGAGGTTGAGGCTGAGCGCCAGGCCCGCGCCAAGGCTGAGAAGCAGCGCGCCGATCTGGCCCGTGAGCTTGAGGAATTGGGCGAGCGTCTGGAGGAGGCTGGCGGTGCCACCTCTGCCCAGATTGAGCTCAACAAGAAGCGTGAGGCTGAGCTCAGCAAGCTCCGTCGCGATCTTGAGGAGGCCAACATCCAGCACGAGTCCACCCTGGCTAACCTGCGCAAGAAGCACAACGATGCCGTCGCCGAGATGGCCGAGCAGGTTGATCAGCTCAACAAGCTGAAGGCTAA GGCCGAGCACGATCGCCAGACTTGCCACAACGAGCTGAATCAGACTCGTACCGCCTGCGATCAGCTGGGTCGCGATAAG gCTGCCCAGGAGAAGATCGCCAAGCAGCTGCAGCACACCCTCAACGAAGTCCAGTCCAAATTGGATGAGACCAACAGGACTCTGAACGACTTCGATgccagcaagaagaagctgtCCATTGAGAACTCCGATCTGCTCCgccagctggaggaggccgAGTCCCAGGTGTCTCAGCTGTCCAAGATCAAGATCTCCCTGACCACCCAGCTTGAGGATACCAAGCGTCTGGCCGATGAGGAGTCCCGCGAGCGTGCTACCCTTCTGGGCAAGTTCCGCAACTTGGAGCACGACCTGGACAACCTGCGCGAACAGGTTGAGGAGGAGGCTGAGGGCAAGGCCGATCTGCAGCGCCAGCTGAGCAAGGCCAACGCTGAGGCCCAGGTCTGGCGTAGCAAGTACGAGTCCGATGGTGTTGCCCGCTCtgaggagctggaggaggccaAGAGGAAGCTGCAGGCCCGTCTCGCCGAGGCTGAGGAGACCATTGAGTCCCTTAACCAGAAGTGCATTGGCCTGGAGAAGACCAAGCAGCGCCTGTCCACCGAAGTGGAGGATCTCCAGCTGGAGGTCGACCGTGCCAACGCCATTGCCAACGCTGCCGAGAAGAAGCAGAAGGCCTTCGACAAGATCATCGGCGAATGGAAACTGAAGGTTGATGATCTGGCCGCTGAGCTTGATGCCTCCCAGAAGGAGTGCCGCAACTACTCCACCGAACTGTTCCGTCTGAAGGGTGCCTACGAGGAGGGCCAGGAGCAGCTGGAGGCTGTGCGTCGTGAGAACAAGAACTTGGCTGATGAGGTCAAGGATCTGCTCGACCAGATCGGTGAGGGTGGCCGCAACATCCATGAGATCGAGAAGGCCCGCAAGCGCCTGGAGGCTGAGAAGGACGAGCTCCAAGCCGCCCTTGAGGAGGCTGAGGCTGCTCTTGAGCAGGAGGAGAACAAGGTGCTGCGCGCCCAGCTGGAGCTGTCCCAGGTCCGCCAGGAAATCGATCGCCGCATccaggagaaggaggaggagttcGAGAACACCCGCAAGAACCACCAGCGCGCCCTCGACTCCATGCAGGCTTCCCTTGAGGCTGAGGCCAAGGGCAAGGCTGAGGCCCTGCGCATGAAGAAGAAGCTGGAGGCTGACATCAACGAGCTGGAGATTGCTCTGGATCATGCCAACAAG GCTAACGCCGAGGCCCAGAAGAACATCAAGCGTTACCAGCAACAGCTTAAGGACATCCAGACCGCTCTCGAGGAGGAGCAGCGCGCCCGCGACGATGCCCGCGAACAGCTGGGTATCTCCGAGCGTCGTGCCAACGCTCTCCAGAACGAACTGGAGGAGTCGCGCACTCTGCTGGAGCAGGCCGACCGTGGCCGTCGCCAGGCCGAACAGGAGCTGGCCGATGCCCACGAGCAGTTGAACGAGGTTTCCGCCCAGAACGCCTCCATCTCCGCTGCCAAGAGGAAGCTGGAGTCTGAGCTGCAGACCCTGCACTCCGACCTGGACGAACTCTTGAACGAGGCCAAGAACTCCGAGGAGAAGGCCAAGAAGGCTATGGTTGATGCCGCCCGCCTGGCTGATGAGCTCCGCGCTGAGCAGGATCATGCCCAGACCCAGGAGAAATTGAGGAAGGCTTTGGAGCAGCAGATCAAGGAGCTCCAGGTCCGTCTCGATGAAGCCGAGGCCAACGCCCTTAAGGGTGGCAAGAAGGCTATCCAGAAGTTGGAGCAGCGCGTCCGCGAGCTCGAGAACGAGCTGGATGGTGAGCAGAGGCGACATGCCGATGCCCAGAAGAACTTGCGCAAGTCTGAGCGCCGCATCAAGGAGCTGAGCTTCCAGTCTGAGGAGGACCGCAAGAACCACGAACGCATGCAGGATCTGGTCGATAAGCTGCAACAGAAGATCAAGACATACAAGAGGCAGATCGAGGAGGCTGAGGAAATCGCCGCCCTCAACTTGGCCAAATTCCGCAAGGCTCagcaggagctggaggaggccgAGGAGCGTGCCGATCTGGCCGAGCAGGCCATCAGCAAATTCCGCGCCAAGGGACGTGCCGGTTCTGTCGGTCGTGGTGCCAGCCCAGCG CCCCGTGCGACGTCCGTCAGGCCACAATTCGACGGATTGGCCTTCCCACCAAGATTCGACCTTGCTCCTGAAAACGAATTCTAA